ACAACAAAAAGAATCATATCCATATTGTTGCGAATCACCAACTGATAGATCGTCAATGCGTCCGAATAATTAAAATGAAAAGCATTGACTAAAAATTGAACGATAAGATCTCCGAACTGTCCACGCAGGATTTCGCGCAATAGATAAACAGTCACAGCGGCGGTAACTGTGATCAGACTGATTTGCAAAAATACTTTCCTTTTTAATTTGGAATAATCATTCTTTCTTTTAGCTCCCTTACTCTTCAATTTTATAGCCAACCCCCCATACCGTCTTGACATATTTAGGATGCTCCGCGCTATCTTGCATTTTTTCCCTTAAATGCCGGATATGAACCATTACCGTATTATTGCTGTTGCTGAAATACTTGTCTCCCCATACCTCTTGGAACAATTCCTCCGAACTTACCACCCGTCCACGGTTGGAACAAAGGACCCAAAGAATGGAGAATTCCGTAGGAGTGAGAGAAAGCCTTTTTTCATTCAGGGTACATTCATGGGTGTCCATGTCCAATACCAAGCCGGAAAAGGCAATCAAGCGTTCTTCCTGATTTCGCTCTGAAGAATTATATTTGGTAAATCTCCGGAGCTGCGCCTTGACACGGGCAATAAGCTCCAAGGGACGAAACGGCTTGGTGATATAGTCGTCCGCGCCTAAGGTCAGTCCGGTGATCTTATCGATTTCTTCTTCTTTGGCTGTCAGCATGATAACCGGAAAATTATGCTTTTCCCGGATTTGCTGACAGATAGAAAAACCATCTACATCAGGAAGCATGACATCCAAAATGGCGAGATCCAATCGTTCACTTTCAATGCAGTTAAGGGCATCCTTGCCGTCATAAAATTTTAAGACATTATAATTTTCGTTTTTCAGATAAACTTCTACCAAATCGGCAATAGCCTGTTCATCATCAACTATTAAAATATTTGCGGCCAAAAGCGTCATCTTCTTTCTTTTAAGTATATATCCCCATAATTATTATACCGCAAAGCAATAATCCATTTTATAGCTTCTTACTTATTATAATCTTAAGAATTTCTGAATATCGCAATACTGATAGTCTTTTACTTGTGGTCCAGAATCATCATCAGCGGAACTCCTATTTCCAGAGACAAAGTCCGTTCACTCTTGCCATGATAGGCCTCATCCTAAAAAAGATGTCCTACCCATCTGGTTTCCCCTTAGCTGAAGGTCATCTGCTTGCCGCTTAGCATCCGTTATAGATGAAATTTATTATCAGAGCAAACGCTATTGACAAAGCATCTACTATGTCTTACTATATAGCAGTAGTAAGTAATACTTTATACTGGTCATACCGAATAGCAAGGGGGTGCTTGTGCTGGAAAACCTAACGGAAATGCTCAAAGGCGTGCTTGAGGGCTGCGTCCTTGAAATTATAAGCCGCAAAGAAACCTATGGCTACGAAATCACGCGGCGGCTGAACGCCCTCGGCTTTCCAGATGTTGTGGAGGGAACGGTGTACACTATCCTGATCCGGCTTGAAAAAAGCAAGCTGGTAGAGATCACCAAAAAGCCCTCCGACATGGGGCCGCCGCGAAAGTTTTTCGCGCTCAACGACGCGGGGCGTGAGGAGCTGCGGAGGTTCTGGGAAAAATGGGAATTTGTCGCGTCGAAAATCAACCAATTAAAGGAGGAGCAGTAACAATGCTTGATTCTTTTAAAAAACTGATAATAGGCGACATGGAAGAAAAACGGGCCTATAAACAAATGATGAAAAGGGTTGACGCCCTGCCGAAAGATTATCGGTTTGCATTTCGCAAAATTCAACATTATATGTATAGCGTTGGCCCCTCTGGTGGTGACATGACGATATTTACAGACTTGACGATGTTTACGGACTTAGTGGATTTATTCGAAGCAAGCGCGGCAGAGAGCAGACATATTCTTGATGTCATAGGCAATGACGTCGGCAAATTTTGTGATGAGTTTATGCGCGCGTCGGTTGCCAATACTGAAACACTGCGAGAAAGAATAAACAAAGAGGTCATGGAAAAATTTAACAAGGAGGGGCGATAACGATGCTGGAGCTTATCAAAAAGATGATCGGGGACAAAAAAGAGTATAGGGAGCAAATGGCAAGAGTAGAAGCGCTGCCTGAAGACTATCGGTTCGTATTTAAAAAAATCCAGGGATACATGTGGAATTTCGCGGGAGGAGACGGCTCTGACATGTTGAAAACTCAGTACGAATTGATAGAGTTGTTTGAAGCCAGCGCAGAGGACGGCAGGCACGTTCTCGACGTGACGGGCGAAGATGTTGTCGGGTTCTGTGACGAGCTTTTGCGCGACACGAAAGTGTGGACCGATAACTTCCGCCAAAAATTAAACCGTGACATTATGAACAAATTCGGAAGGGAGAAAGATTCTAAATGAAAGACATCGCAATCCAAGTGAAAGGACTGCAAAAGTCTTACCATAAGCTTCATGTCCTCAAGGACGTGAATTTGGAGGTGGAAAAGGGCAGTATTTTCGCCCTGCTCGGCTCCAACGGCGCGGGCAAGACAACGATTGTCAAAATCCTCACCACGCTGCTCAAACAGGATAGCGGAACTGCCATCGTCAACGGCTTCGACGTTGCGGCAAAGCCCGACTATGTACGGCAATTGATCAGTCTGACCGGGCAGTTTGCCGCCGTGGACGAGATTTTGACCGGGCGGGAAAACCTTATTATGATCGCCAAGCTCCGGCACCTCGACAACCCACGTCAGATTGCAGGTGATTTACTGAACCGCTTCGGTCTGACCGAGGCCGCCGACCGCAGGGTATCCACTTATTCGGGCGGTATGCGCCGCAGGCTCGACATCGCCATGAGCCTGATCGGAAAACCGCAGCTTATTTTTCTCGACGAACCGACCACCGGGCTTGATCCCGAGGCGCGCATTGAGGTTTGGAAGATTGTCAAAGAACTTGCTAACAGCGGCACGACGGTATTCCTGACCACGCAACATCTGGATGAAGCTGAACAGCTTGCCGATCAAATTGCCATTCTGCATGAGGGCAGGATTATCGCGGGCGGCACACTCGCGGAGCTGAAAAAGCTGTTCCCGCCCGCCAAGGTGGAGTATGTGGAAAAACAGCTAACATTGGAGGAGATATTCCTGGCCATCATCGGCAAACGTCCACGGATGGACTAATACCGCGGTGCCATGGATGGCAAAGAGCGGTAAAAAGGAGGAGAAATAAATGGAAACAATCAGGAAACACTTTTTCAGCGATATGAGCGTTATGCTCAGACGTTCCATGCTTCATATTTTCCGCAGCATGGATACCATTATCACGGTCACCGTCACTCCGGTCGCGATGATGCTGCTGTTCGTTTATGTGTTGGGCGGCGCGATTCAAACCGGCACGGATAACTATGTGAATTACCTGCTACCCGGCATCCTGCTGATTGCGATTGCAAGCGGCATCGCCTATACGGCTTACCGTCTGTTTATGGATATGCAAAGAGGCATCTTTGAACGGTTCCACTCCATGCCGATTGCGCGTTCGGCCGCACTGTGGGGGCATGTGTTGACCTCTCTGGTATCCAATGCGATTTCGGTTGTCGTCATCATTCTCGTAGCGCTAATAATGGGTTTCCGCTCGTCGGCAGGCGTATTGTCATGGCTTGCCGTGGCTGGTATACTCGCGCTGTTTACGCTGGCCTTGACCTGGATCGCGGCGATTGCCGGACTGTCCGCAAAATCGGTGGACGGTGCAGGCGCCTTTTCCTACCCGCTAATCTTCCTCCCATTTATCAGTTCGGCGTTTGTGCCCACCGAATCGATGCCGTCAATCGTTCGTGCTTTTGCCGAAAATCAGCCGGTTACTTCGATAGTGGACGCCATCCGCGCGCTCCTGTCGGGGCAACCTGTCGGAAATGATATTTGGGTTGCGCTCGCGTGGTGCTTAAGTGTACTGATCGTCGCATATCTGTTTGCGATGCGCGCGTACAAACGGAAAGCAGCTTAATGTTTGCAGGCATTGAAATGTTAGTGGTCAACAAAAACATCAAGTAAAGGGATGGTCGCGTGTGTAAATACGAGTGGATATTATGCCCGGTGAATTAGTTATATTTAACTAACTGTTTACCAACTCCTGCCAACGCTTGCTTTTTTTCATGTAGCCATATGTTTCCTCATCTCTAAAACAAGTCAGCAAGTTCTCATGTAGTTCTTTACAGAACTCCTCGTTCGTTTCTTTAAATTCCATATGTTGATAAAGAGCCGACTTCGTAAAATCGCATATTTTTTCAAAAGTAGCTATCATTCGCTCCATCGTTTCTATCGTTGCTTCTATATCTTTCTCTGATGTTGCCAAGTCAAGTCCACACGAAGCCTCATGGTATTCTCCCATTTCAAAAATGCTCGCTAACTCTCTTTGTTTCTCAACAAGCATATGGGCTTTTCCCATGTCTTTATCCCGCATTACTAGCATATATATGCTGTGAAATACCATGCTCATCATTTGATAGCCCGAAAATAATAATTCTTCATATGCTTTATATGCCTCGTTCACTCGATTTGTTCTGCTGTAAATAACCGCCTGCTTTCTTTTCCTCTCTGGATTCTGTTTTGAATAGTAAACCAGATATTCCTCTGCTTTCGCGTACTGTTCCTTTCTTGAATAGAATCCAAACAAGGAATCGGCAGCACTGGTTCTAATATTCTCATCTTCACTATCCAATGCACGAACATAGCAATCATTAATGTAACTGTCGTATTTCTCCGAATCCGGAATATCTTTTGTCACGCGCCATGCATCAAAAATTACAGCCATTTGCCAAATCAACTGTTTACAATTAGGATGTTGTTCCATTTTGCCTTTTGCCCACTGAAACGCTTCTTCATAGGTTTCACATTTTATTTTAGCATGAGCTTCATATACAATACTTTTTATTTCTTCTGCTGTAAGTTCTTTCTGAAAGGACAATAGCGTATCCAGGGTAATGTCAAGCAGTCTGGCAATAGGAGCCAATAACATAATATCTGGCTGCGAATTTCCATTTTCCCACTTATTGACTGCTGGTGCCGTCACTCCAAGACGATTTGCCATTTCTTCCTGGGTTATATTTTTTCTTTTTCTGTATTCCCGTATCACTTCACCTATCTGCATAGTAAACGACCTCCTGATTCTGTTTCAATAATCAACGTCTTTTGCTGACATAATCATATCAAGAGGCATCATATCTAACAACTGAATATGTGTTAATTATTCTTAAAAAAAATTAACTACCATTCATATCAGAATATAACTCTTATACAAAAATCTTTATTTTCTGTAAATCTGTATCAGCGACAAATTCCTGTTTGTCTATACGTTTTGTAAAGACAAAGCATAATTGAGGCAAATCGTCTGGAACAGTTTGCGGAAAGCCATCTAATTTGCCGGCAGACCCCTTGAGTGTCAAGGGGTCTGCCGGCAATTTTTTTGCATGCTATTTATTTTTTTGTTGTTCCTGAAGTTCTTTCCAAACGTTTTCAGGCGTTAATGGAAGCTTTCTAAAATGTATCCCTGTCGCCTTTGAAACTGCGTTTACAATAGCCGGAGCTACTGGTGCGGTACTGCCTTCACCACACTCTTTCGCACCAAATGGGCCTTCGGCATCTGGTTCGCCGCAAAGAATCGTTTTTATACGGGGCATATCCAACGCGGTCGGGAAACGGTAATCCCGGAAAGAAGGATTGAGCAATTTACCATCTGCAGAAATCTTGCATTCTTCAAACAAGACATATCCAAGTCCCATTTGTACAGAACCCTCAATCTGACCTTCTACAGCACGTACGTTCAATGGACGTCCACAATCATGTGCAAAC
This genomic stretch from Dehalobacter restrictus DSM 9455 harbors:
- the vanR gene encoding VanR-ABDEGLN family response regulator transcription factor, with the translated sequence MTLLAANILIVDDEQAIADLVEVYLKNENYNVLKFYDGKDALNCIESERLDLAILDVMLPDVDGFSICQQIREKHNFPVIMLTAKEEEIDKITGLTLGADDYITKPFRPLELIARVKAQLRRFTKYNSSERNQEERLIAFSGLVLDMDTHECTLNEKRLSLTPTEFSILWVLCSNRGRVVSSEELFQEVWGDKYFSNSNNTVMVHIRHLREKMQDSAEHPKYVKTVWGVGYKIEE
- a CDS encoding PadR family transcriptional regulator, producing the protein MENLTEMLKGVLEGCVLEIISRKETYGYEITRRLNALGFPDVVEGTVYTILIRLEKSKLVEITKKPSDMGPPRKFFALNDAGREELRRFWEKWEFVASKINQLKEEQ
- a CDS encoding DUF1048 domain-containing protein is translated as MLDSFKKLIIGDMEEKRAYKQMMKRVDALPKDYRFAFRKIQHYMYSVGPSGGDMTIFTDLTMFTDLVDLFEASAAESRHILDVIGNDVGKFCDEFMRASVANTETLRERINKEVMEKFNKEGR
- a CDS encoding DUF1048 domain-containing protein, with translation MLELIKKMIGDKKEYREQMARVEALPEDYRFVFKKIQGYMWNFAGGDGSDMLKTQYELIELFEASAEDGRHVLDVTGEDVVGFCDELLRDTKVWTDNFRQKLNRDIMNKFGREKDSK
- a CDS encoding ABC transporter ATP-binding protein; this translates as MKDIAIQVKGLQKSYHKLHVLKDVNLEVEKGSIFALLGSNGAGKTTIVKILTTLLKQDSGTAIVNGFDVAAKPDYVRQLISLTGQFAAVDEILTGRENLIMIAKLRHLDNPRQIAGDLLNRFGLTEAADRRVSTYSGGMRRRLDIAMSLIGKPQLIFLDEPTTGLDPEARIEVWKIVKELANSGTTVFLTTQHLDEAEQLADQIAILHEGRIIAGGTLAELKKLFPPAKVEYVEKQLTLEEIFLAIIGKRPRMD
- a CDS encoding ABC transporter permease; its protein translation is METIRKHFFSDMSVMLRRSMLHIFRSMDTIITVTVTPVAMMLLFVYVLGGAIQTGTDNYVNYLLPGILLIAIASGIAYTAYRLFMDMQRGIFERFHSMPIARSAALWGHVLTSLVSNAISVVVIILVALIMGFRSSAGVLSWLAVAGILALFTLALTWIAAIAGLSAKSVDGAGAFSYPLIFLPFISSAFVPTESMPSIVRAFAENQPVTSIVDAIRALLSGQPVGNDIWVALAWCLSVLIVAYLFAMRAYKRKAA
- a CDS encoding helix-turn-helix domain-containing protein, encoding MQIGEVIREYRKRKNITQEEMANRLGVTAPAVNKWENGNSQPDIMLLAPIARLLDITLDTLLSFQKELTAEEIKSIVYEAHAKIKCETYEEAFQWAKGKMEQHPNCKQLIWQMAVIFDAWRVTKDIPDSEKYDSYINDCYVRALDSEDENIRTSAADSLFGFYSRKEQYAKAEEYLVYYSKQNPERKRKQAVIYSRTNRVNEAYKAYEELLFSGYQMMSMVFHSIYMLVMRDKDMGKAHMLVEKQRELASIFEMGEYHEASCGLDLATSEKDIEATIETMERMIATFEKICDFTKSALYQHMEFKETNEEFCKELHENLLTCFRDEETYGYMKKSKRWQELVNS